The following are encoded together in the Thalassomonas haliotis genome:
- a CDS encoding ShlB/FhaC/HecB family hemolysin secretion/activation protein, with translation MRLYQKPIKICAFTQLLLLLTGFVCTPGLYAQEQKLSDHEKQIKQGQDRIKSQLDPLLKKQDVFLQEQYREQEQAFLSDDAGACFDINRVIVENVTVFSEQEISSISSSFEHQCIGLNRINQLVTEISNLYLNHGYVTSRAYIQPQDLSDGILHVLVLEGFIQALSPGETHVGEKSGTEPLLTEKQLALAFPGRTGKLLNLRDLEQGLENLNRLGQNQAKTALLPGQNQGSSVVRVDNREASNWRASVGINNTGVEATGEYQLDASFIYENLFGINDSLVSSFSSNIGEHELPQSKSRSYSLVASVPYGYWLFSLNNNYYQYEQTVLGASVDFLTHGTSFNSSFIAQNTLYRGSADKLNLGLSFNRKESRNYIEDVFLDTSSRTIYVWDLSADYTRYFSTGTLNGALHINKSVPWFDAKRELADAEDDFQFIKYQLELGFSGAFTLAEQPVQFSSQLNWFYSPQVILASEGLSVGGRYSVRGISGDSLFGYRGGYLRNDFYLPLETPLALLPRLTVFFGLDVGTSNLPEYQDRNSDWLAGSVIGAQASIFGVSLSLSYARALRVPDFLNAQQQELDLTVRYNF, from the coding sequence ATGCGTTTATATCAAAAGCCAATAAAAATCTGTGCGTTCACTCAGCTGTTGCTGTTGTTGACGGGGTTTGTTTGTACTCCCGGCCTTTATGCCCAGGAGCAGAAGCTCTCTGATCATGAAAAACAAATCAAACAGGGTCAGGATCGTATTAAAAGCCAGCTCGATCCCTTACTGAAAAAACAGGATGTTTTCCTGCAGGAGCAGTATCGGGAACAAGAGCAGGCTTTTCTCAGTGATGATGCCGGCGCCTGTTTCGATATAAACCGGGTGATAGTGGAAAATGTGACTGTGTTTAGCGAACAGGAAATTAGCAGCATCAGCTCCTCCTTTGAACATCAGTGCATCGGCCTCAACCGCATTAATCAGCTGGTTACCGAGATATCGAATTTATATCTCAACCACGGTTATGTCACCAGCCGCGCCTATATCCAGCCGCAGGATTTATCTGACGGCATTTTGCATGTCCTGGTGCTGGAAGGTTTTATCCAGGCCCTTTCCCCAGGTGAAACGCATGTCGGTGAAAAAAGCGGTACAGAGCCTTTGTTGACGGAAAAACAGCTGGCGCTGGCCTTTCCCGGGCGCACAGGCAAGTTATTAAACCTGCGGGATTTAGAGCAGGGGCTTGAGAACTTAAACCGCCTCGGACAGAACCAGGCAAAAACGGCGCTATTACCCGGGCAGAACCAGGGCAGCTCTGTGGTGCGGGTCGACAACCGGGAGGCAAGCAACTGGCGGGCATCTGTCGGCATCAATAATACCGGGGTGGAAGCGACCGGCGAATATCAGCTCGATGCCTCTTTTATCTATGAAAACCTGTTCGGCATCAACGACTCCCTGGTGAGTTCTTTTTCATCCAATATCGGCGAGCACGAGCTGCCGCAATCGAAATCCCGCAGTTATTCCCTGGTGGCCAGCGTGCCTTACGGCTATTGGTTATTTAGCCTCAATAACAACTATTACCAATACGAACAAACGGTATTGGGGGCCAGTGTCGATTTCCTGACCCACGGCACCTCTTTTAACAGCAGCTTTATCGCACAAAATACCCTGTACCGCGGCAGCGCCGACAAGCTCAACCTCGGCTTGTCCTTTAACCGTAAAGAAAGCCGCAATTATATCGAAGACGTTTTCCTCGATACCTCTTCCCGCACCATTTATGTCTGGGATCTGTCGGCGGACTACACCCGGTATTTTTCCACCGGCACCTTAAACGGCGCCCTGCATATCAATAAAAGTGTGCCCTGGTTCGATGCCAAACGCGAGCTGGCGGATGCCGAAGACGACTTTCAGTTTATTAAGTACCAGCTGGAGCTGGGTTTTAGCGGCGCTTTTACCCTGGCTGAGCAGCCGGTGCAGTTTTCTTCCCAATTAAACTGGTTTTATTCCCCGCAAGTGATCCTGGCCTCGGAAGGGCTGAGTGTCGGCGGCCGTTATTCGGTACGCGGCATTTCCGGCGATTCCTTGTTCGGCTACCGGGGCGGTTACCTGAGAAACGATTTTTATCTGCCGCTGGAAACCCCGTTGGCTTTGTTGCCCAGGCTGACCGTTTTTTTCGGTTTGGACGTCGGCACCAGCAACTTACCCGAGTACCAGGACCGCAACTCCGACTGGCTTGCCGGTTCGGTTATCGGCGCCCAGGCCAGTATCTTTGGGGTCAGCCTGAGCCTGTCGTATGCCAGGGCGCTGCGTGTGCCCGACTTTTTAAATGCACAACAACAAGAGCTGGACCTGACGGTTCGCTATAACTTTTGA
- a CDS encoding BrnT family toxin produces the protein MLRKQLVYVGGEERYQAIAMTEVGILMVVYTIRNNSGVVRLISARKANKREKRAYDLGFLKPYKEP, from the coding sequence TTGCTGCGAAAACAGCTGGTATATGTAGGCGGGGAGGAGCGATATCAAGCTATAGCTATGACTGAAGTTGGTATCCTTATGGTTGTCTATACCATAAGAAATAATTCCGGTGTGGTACGCTTGATTAGCGCCAGAAAAGCCAATAAACGTGAAAAGCGCGCTTACGATTTAGGTTTTTTAAAACCTTATAAGGAACCCTGA
- a CDS encoding DUF7151 family protein codes for MKQTKLLKRSGKNNNIDTSIRFKKLSLTTLITLALTACGSDIEQASSDQVNSWSRSPVPEAAGDNCPFGGEKVESGADTNKDGVLQDSEINQVDYLCSDSASTSTYVNDMSDLSDNFWRSFNLATEDNGTAGTDDAIYRFQEDLFRFKRSDNTAENLDYLLPGAIENVVVSAYYWEGDSPEVAPFKMFASKVGANNPDDWVELTVTQEKVGDYSQRASDEDQNDEENDNWIKVDFTAADIKNQAGEDYDFIRVQFPVVASGQAWHPQLGNLEVAFSSNTELAADNNAAPDPAQDPSTIVIPVTQTDGLDNFNRVFSRSDSLFFDSSDGDGESRFNGDTSRLKRGSNTAEHVQYQVYGEVKTIEVVGYYHAFDESEPFVVLVSKTGGNDQAEWTQLTTTHLQAAGDAVEDWTTHTFTATTSEQQVDFDFVRVVFPVIADGSKSWHPQLGDVNITYHQDYSLDSDNVSRDLSGVEITGGQAPLALEQNIKDTMLANGISSQFDWYITRGEGSKGIGDSNKLYRDDSGREFRFVSYNIPNLVMTEDPIWDITPVFEQEDGIKTIKDMGGKVARIYTLGIFDASSPDKVKHISWDENGALVFNEDIFVAMDNLLAIANKHGVRVQIPFIDRSLWWGGIAHFAQQYGKSSPEFFTDRTTIDAFKEVISYVLNRVNTVTGIAYKDDPAVFAWETGNELRSDDLAAIESWTSEIAAFIKSIDSKHLVMDGREARSTRSSGEYEMRMSNSAMFDSNIDVVSNHYYGDNFSARIMQDLNTISGVKPFVVGEIGFGDLEMADAIDTVINEGSTGILLWSLRTHDINGGFKDHDDGAAHSYHWPGFADNFVYNEVKIMENAWDKAYEIDGEIRPALPAPAKAPVMLASPSTLDIRWQGVTSARYYDIQRSDNGTDGWTLVGDDIEIGATTASNYILADRTDSFGTVHGDVKHQILFQDATAVANETYYYRAKAINESGESEWSNVIGTSAQLIENGIVEDSLNTLTSATALSDVSMLFVDSGNTEFFENNDAGRIKRGGTGEEWLMYSFGGDINTFWLTTYFWRGAPETDVADFKVQLSSDGSSWDDFTPESSSVAQRGDWQQIDLVGRGITGGYQHLRVVFPVAAAADSSWAQQLGNVKIGVGTGVISDLPNPPGVDGLVVDNFDAYPDDASIKANWVDQAWTTITVDNSGDSQQMQVQYDVGANGYSGVLRTFATPQDWTSGNAIQFSLKHQNAGNVFVVQIDEDQAQFKPDGGVDSWEWATVLDDSNIDGVITIKFEDFLPNHNFPANQVPDATVFDRDAIRKLGFWQNQGYTPFGQSPLQPLNNSTGENLLIDNVTIVTVP; via the coding sequence ATGAAACAAACTAAGCTCCTGAAAAGGTCCGGAAAAAACAATAATATCGATACCAGTATAAGATTTAAAAAACTCAGCCTAACCACCTTAATCACCCTGGCCTTAACGGCTTGCGGCAGCGACATAGAGCAGGCCAGCTCTGATCAGGTAAATTCCTGGTCCAGATCTCCTGTACCGGAAGCCGCCGGTGATAACTGCCCGTTCGGAGGAGAAAAGGTGGAATCGGGCGCCGATACCAATAAGGATGGTGTCCTGCAAGACAGCGAAATCAACCAGGTAGACTACCTGTGTAGCGATAGCGCCAGCACCAGTACTTATGTCAATGATATGTCTGACTTAAGTGATAATTTCTGGCGCAGCTTTAACCTGGCAACAGAAGATAACGGCACCGCAGGGACCGACGATGCCATCTACCGCTTCCAGGAAGATTTATTCCGCTTCAAGCGCAGTGACAATACCGCAGAAAACCTGGATTACCTGCTCCCCGGCGCCATCGAAAACGTCGTGGTTTCCGCCTATTACTGGGAAGGAGACAGCCCGGAAGTAGCGCCTTTTAAAATGTTTGCCTCTAAGGTCGGCGCCAATAACCCGGACGACTGGGTTGAACTGACAGTGACTCAGGAGAAAGTCGGCGATTACAGCCAAAGGGCCAGCGATGAAGATCAAAACGATGAAGAAAACGACAACTGGATCAAGGTAGATTTTACCGCGGCCGATATCAAAAACCAGGCAGGTGAAGACTATGACTTTATCCGGGTACAATTTCCGGTAGTTGCCTCCGGCCAGGCCTGGCATCCACAGCTGGGCAACCTGGAAGTCGCCTTTAGCAGCAACACAGAGCTGGCCGCCGACAATAATGCCGCGCCCGATCCGGCACAGGATCCCAGCACAATCGTGATCCCGGTAACCCAGACAGACGGCCTGGATAATTTCAACCGGGTATTCTCCCGCAGCGATTCGCTGTTTTTCGACAGCTCAGACGGCGACGGCGAAAGCCGCTTCAACGGCGATACCAGCCGGTTAAAACGCGGCAGCAACACGGCAGAACATGTCCAATACCAGGTTTATGGCGAAGTCAAAACCATAGAAGTTGTCGGCTACTACCACGCCTTCGATGAATCAGAGCCTTTTGTTGTTCTAGTGTCGAAAACCGGCGGCAATGATCAAGCCGAGTGGACTCAGCTCACCACAACACACCTTCAGGCAGCAGGCGATGCGGTGGAAGACTGGACCACACATACCTTCACCGCCACCACAAGCGAACAGCAGGTAGACTTTGATTTTGTCCGTGTGGTATTTCCAGTGATTGCCGATGGCAGCAAGTCCTGGCACCCGCAACTAGGTGACGTCAACATCACTTACCATCAGGACTACAGCCTGGACAGCGACAATGTCTCGCGGGACTTATCCGGCGTCGAAATAACCGGCGGGCAGGCGCCGCTGGCACTCGAACAAAACATCAAAGATACTATGTTGGCCAACGGCATCAGCAGCCAGTTCGACTGGTATATCACCCGGGGCGAAGGCAGCAAGGGTATCGGCGACAGCAATAAACTCTACCGGGATGACAGCGGCCGGGAATTCCGTTTTGTTTCCTACAACATCCCTAACCTGGTCATGACAGAAGATCCCATCTGGGATATCACCCCGGTATTTGAACAGGAAGACGGCATCAAAACCATCAAAGATATGGGCGGCAAGGTCGCCCGCATCTACACCCTGGGCATATTTGATGCTTCCAGCCCGGACAAAGTCAAACATATCAGCTGGGATGAAAACGGCGCCCTGGTGTTCAATGAAGATATTTTTGTCGCCATGGATAACCTCTTGGCCATCGCCAATAAGCACGGCGTGCGGGTGCAAATTCCCTTTATCGACCGTAGCTTATGGTGGGGGGGCATAGCCCATTTTGCCCAGCAATACGGCAAAAGCTCTCCGGAGTTTTTCACCGACCGCACCACCATAGACGCTTTCAAGGAAGTGATCTCCTATGTGCTTAACCGGGTGAATACGGTTACCGGCATCGCCTACAAGGACGATCCCGCGGTTTTTGCCTGGGAAACCGGCAACGAATTACGCTCGGACGACCTTGCTGCCATCGAAAGCTGGACCAGCGAGATAGCCGCTTTTATCAAGTCTATCGACAGCAAACACCTGGTGATGGACGGCCGGGAAGCCCGCAGTACCCGCTCTTCCGGTGAATATGAAATGCGCATGTCCAACAGCGCCATGTTCGACAGCAATATCGATGTCGTGTCTAACCATTATTACGGCGACAATTTTTCCGCCCGCATTATGCAGGATCTAAACACTATTTCCGGGGTGAAACCCTTTGTGGTCGGGGAAATCGGTTTTGGCGACCTGGAAATGGCCGACGCCATAGATACAGTAATCAATGAAGGTTCCACCGGCATCTTATTATGGAGCCTGCGCACCCATGATATCAACGGCGGCTTTAAAGATCATGACGACGGTGCGGCCCACTCCTACCACTGGCCGGGTTTTGCCGACAACTTTGTCTATAACGAAGTGAAAATCATGGAAAATGCCTGGGACAAGGCCTATGAAATCGACGGTGAAATAAGACCGGCACTGCCTGCACCGGCAAAAGCCCCGGTGATGTTAGCCAGCCCCTCCACCCTGGATATCCGCTGGCAAGGGGTGACCAGTGCCCGCTATTATGATATTCAGCGCTCCGATAACGGCACCGACGGCTGGACCCTGGTTGGCGACGACATTGAAATCGGCGCCACTACCGCCAGCAATTATATTCTGGCGGACCGCACCGACTCTTTCGGCACAGTGCACGGGGATGTAAAACACCAGATCCTGTTCCAGGACGCTACCGCCGTCGCCAATGAAACCTACTATTACCGCGCCAAGGCCATTAACGAAAGCGGCGAAAGCGAGTGGTCAAATGTTATCGGCACCTCGGCCCAGCTGATTGAAAACGGCATAGTGGAAGACAGCTTAAACACCTTAACCTCCGCCACCGCCCTTTCCGATGTATCCATGCTTTTTGTCGACAGCGGCAATACCGAGTTCTTTGAAAATAACGATGCCGGTCGTATCAAACGCGGCGGCACCGGGGAAGAGTGGCTGATGTACAGCTTCGGCGGCGACATCAATACCTTCTGGCTGACAACCTACTTCTGGCGCGGTGCTCCTGAAACCGATGTTGCTGATTTCAAAGTGCAGCTTTCGAGCGACGGCAGCAGCTGGGACGACTTTACTCCGGAATCAAGCAGCGTGGCACAACGCGGCGACTGGCAGCAGATTGACCTGGTTGGCCGGGGCATAACCGGCGGTTACCAGCACCTGCGCGTGGTCTTCCCGGTAGCGGCAGCCGCCGATTCATCATGGGCACAGCAGCTGGGCAATGTCAAAATTGGCGTAGGCACGGGGGTTATCAGTGACTTGCCGAATCCTCCAGGCGTGGATGGTTTAGTGGTCGATAATTTTGATGCCTACCCGGACGATGCCAGCATCAAAGCCAACTGGGTGGATCAGGCCTGGACCACCATCACAGTGGATAACAGCGGTGACAGCCAGCAAATGCAGGTGCAATACGATGTCGGCGCCAACGGTTATTCCGGGGTATTACGTACCTTTGCCACACCGCAGGACTGGACGTCGGGTAACGCCATCCAGTTCAGCCTCAAACATCAAAACGCCGGCAATGTCTTTGTGGTGCAGATTGATGAAGACCAGGCGCAATTTAAACCGGACGGCGGCGTGGACTCCTGGGAATGGGCTACGGTATTGGATGACAGCAATATCGACGGTGTGATCACGATAAAGTTCGAAGATTTCCTGCCGAACCATAACTTCCCGGCAAACCAGGTGCCTGACGCTACAGTATTTGACCGGGATGCCATCCGCAAGCTCGGCTTCTGGCAAAACCAGGGCTACACGCCTTTTGGCCAGTCGCCGCTACAGCCATTAAATAACAGCACAGGTGAAAACTTGCTAATTGACAACGTCACTATAGTGACCGTGCCTTAA
- a CDS encoding beta-mannanase man5E, with protein sequence MKRFSCTAKSTLFLLLLSGQMMSAMALEHFITRDGHRLLDGQQEFRFAGIQAPELHRIEDDARGKCAADPRGWGQYFKWPTALEQENWIKALSYAGFKAMRTYVLSVEQEFDAACDRDTHIQAPLTKGGLPRLNETAMVHYDRMIALADKYNLRLILPFIDHWEWWGGRKQLAAFYGEKEQDFYDINSKTYAAYLSIIEQVINRKNTLTGRLYKDEKAIMSWETGNEIFETNKSFLNRTSAFIKQQDSNHLVMDGSYIELKEFALNDPNVDIISNHYYANVCTDCAARVLEDLTFINGRKAYFVGEFGLLPGKDIAAIMQSVVHSQYKGAKSVGGLLWGFRGHRQEGGFYWHQDYEYFSYHLPGFPEGEFNEEQYVIDAIRLGQAQMDGLKAAPPLPVPEPPLLLPINSKDWINWMGSPLGRFYRIERATSPDGPWYIVGNQVSDGENGYDPEVKPLFSDKTGVKPGKSYFYRVIASNESGESAPSNVVQVIPVSD encoded by the coding sequence ATGAAAAGATTTTCTTGTACTGCAAAAAGTACCCTGTTTTTGTTGCTGTTATCAGGGCAAATGATGTCAGCCATGGCACTTGAGCATTTTATTACCCGCGATGGCCACAGGTTATTAGACGGGCAGCAGGAATTCCGTTTCGCCGGTATCCAGGCCCCCGAGCTGCATCGTATCGAAGACGATGCCAGGGGCAAGTGCGCCGCCGATCCCCGGGGCTGGGGGCAATACTTTAAATGGCCGACGGCGCTGGAGCAGGAAAACTGGATCAAGGCCTTGAGTTACGCCGGCTTTAAAGCCATGCGCACTTATGTGTTGTCGGTGGAGCAGGAGTTTGATGCTGCCTGCGACCGGGATACCCATATTCAGGCGCCGTTAACAAAAGGCGGTTTGCCGAGGTTAAATGAAACCGCCATGGTGCATTATGATCGTATGATCGCCCTGGCGGATAAATATAACTTACGCCTGATTTTGCCTTTTATCGACCACTGGGAATGGTGGGGGGGCCGCAAGCAACTGGCGGCTTTTTATGGTGAAAAGGAGCAGGACTTTTACGATATCAACAGTAAAACCTATGCCGCCTATTTATCGATAATTGAGCAGGTGATCAACCGGAAAAATACCCTGACAGGCCGTTTGTATAAAGATGAAAAGGCCATTATGTCCTGGGAAACCGGCAATGAAATATTTGAGACCAATAAAAGCTTTTTAAACCGAACTTCTGCTTTTATCAAGCAGCAGGATAGCAATCATTTAGTGATGGACGGCAGCTATATCGAACTCAAGGAATTTGCCCTGAACGATCCTAATGTCGATATTATTTCTAACCATTATTATGCCAATGTCTGTACCGACTGTGCCGCCCGGGTACTGGAAGATCTCACCTTTATTAATGGCCGCAAGGCTTACTTTGTCGGTGAATTCGGCTTATTGCCGGGCAAGGATATTGCCGCGATAATGCAGTCGGTGGTGCACTCACAATATAAGGGCGCCAAGTCCGTTGGCGGCCTGTTATGGGGCTTTCGTGGACACAGGCAGGAGGGAGGTTTTTACTGGCACCAGGATTATGAGTATTTCAGTTATCACCTGCCCGGTTTTCCCGAAGGCGAGTTTAATGAAGAGCAGTATGTGATAGATGCTATCCGGCTGGGCCAGGCGCAAATGGACGGGTTAAAAGCCGCCCCGCCGCTACCTGTTCCTGAGCCGCCGCTGTTATTGCCGATTAACTCGAAAGACTGGATTAACTGGATGGGCTCCCCGCTTGGCCGTTTTTACCGTATCGAGCGGGCAACTTCGCCGGACGGCCCTTGGTATATCGTCGGTAACCAGGTGTCCGACGGAGAAAATGGCTATGATCCTGAGGTAAAACCTTTATTTAGCGATAAAACCGGGGTTAAACCGGGAAAAAGCTACTTTTACCGCGTGATTGCCAGCAATGAAAGTGGTGAATCGGCGCCGTCTAATGTGGTGCAAGTTATTCCCGTGAGTGACTAG
- a CDS encoding TonB-dependent receptor, producing the protein MNSKQSVFKKSLLATSIGSCFLAAISISAVAQAEESAAAEKSAAAETSAVAEKSAAAAKSKEVEVIEVVGTRAAWAKSLLTKKDSDVIMESINATDIGKMPDANIAESLQRLTGIQISRNNGEGSNIQIRGMSKNLLLLNDEVMLTGQGQTEGGMASLEEIPSELIGEVQVFKAARADLIEGGMGGTVNIITRKPLQLEDFTLAGNLKSGWGENSPTDIEPSGALVIGNNWDDKYGFLLSVSSSERYKESGYALTERQPYANIAGQAPWRVDVLEDGARVDYPEIYAPSQSIEQRKRIGSALALQYRPTENLDLSFDWVHNELQNDTESVKALFHMDRPSENLLAPGVEHTGRVIDNARFTLKRQENQTNVTDQTNEADNFKFQADWVVSDNFRAVLNISKADAHEKSLYVSADTMSTQNSRIARNAEQAANPALRELLNPNGIESFDMWYSDTGVGQPDIRIDHDLGNADYHYFKSAWAGGGERDSESDAIKLDFEYDLDLGPLRMLSAGVRVANRDVKFQGFEYAVDYTNRGATSGDTWGPLYRYQDAGITDPGLGYTILDPVRFADDPTRVTIYKDFYGLKDQYGESMDLAAISTDGMRNPHAWMSDYTGSPVQRVNDPKNKWSVDQEVKSIYLMADFEADVFGDMFLTANLGARYVQTKILVKQQTSLPDTPTRASYDWNGVLDESGFIATPLKNDFNDFLPSFSANLEIADDMFVKFAASKTMARQNLNDLAAAFNKSYSNEVINNPDGSTTEIQNFIGGSRGNPELKPDRTTAYDLSYEWYFGDESLFSAAVFYKDMTSVVIQEQKDEAHFNGNGVTLNTAPVTSYFNTGGGTVEGVELGLQHVFDNGFGFNTNYTYSNGEAKDDVDEDGTSQLPLQNLSEHSANLGVFYDNDGLRANVSYNWRSEFIIGYTTYHSSNQDLAPRTPIYSDSYGQVDASIGYEVNESFTILAEVTNLFGEDTNQYLGTDASDQFWNYYQGEARYYLGVAFKM; encoded by the coding sequence ATGAACTCCAAGCAAAGTGTATTTAAAAAATCATTACTCGCCACCAGCATCGGTAGCTGTTTCCTGGCAGCCATATCAATCAGTGCAGTAGCGCAAGCCGAAGAAAGCGCCGCAGCGGAAAAAAGCGCCGCCGCTGAAACAAGCGCCGTAGCTGAAAAAAGCGCTGCGGCTGCAAAAAGCAAAGAAGTTGAGGTCATAGAAGTCGTCGGCACCCGCGCCGCCTGGGCAAAATCCCTGCTGACCAAAAAAGACTCGGATGTGATCATGGAAAGCATCAACGCCACCGATATCGGCAAAATGCCGGACGCCAACATCGCCGAGTCGCTGCAAAGGTTAACCGGGATCCAAATCAGCCGCAATAACGGCGAAGGCAGCAATATCCAGATCCGCGGCATGTCGAAAAACCTGCTGTTACTCAACGACGAAGTCATGCTCACCGGCCAGGGACAAACCGAAGGCGGCATGGCATCTTTAGAAGAAATTCCTTCCGAGTTAATTGGCGAAGTCCAGGTATTTAAAGCGGCACGCGCCGATTTAATCGAAGGCGGCATGGGCGGCACGGTCAATATCATCACCCGCAAGCCCCTGCAGCTGGAAGATTTCACCCTGGCGGGCAACCTCAAATCCGGCTGGGGAGAAAACAGCCCCACAGATATTGAACCCAGCGGCGCCCTGGTGATCGGTAATAACTGGGACGATAAATACGGCTTCCTGCTTTCGGTTTCCTCCAGTGAGCGTTATAAAGAATCAGGTTACGCCTTAACCGAACGTCAGCCCTATGCCAATATCGCCGGTCAGGCACCCTGGCGTGTGGATGTATTAGAAGACGGCGCACGGGTAGATTATCCGGAAATCTATGCCCCGTCCCAGTCTATCGAACAAAGAAAACGTATCGGCTCGGCGCTGGCGCTGCAATACCGGCCAACCGAAAACCTGGATTTAAGCTTCGACTGGGTGCATAACGAATTACAAAACGACACCGAATCGGTAAAAGCCCTGTTCCATATGGACAGGCCCAGTGAAAACCTGCTCGCCCCCGGAGTAGAACATACCGGCCGCGTGATCGACAACGCCCGCTTTACCCTGAAGCGCCAGGAAAACCAGACCAATGTTACCGACCAGACCAATGAAGCAGACAACTTTAAATTCCAGGCAGACTGGGTGGTTAGCGACAATTTCCGCGCGGTATTAAATATCAGCAAAGCCGATGCCCATGAAAAATCCTTATATGTATCGGCAGATACCATGTCCACCCAAAACAGCCGCATCGCCCGTAATGCCGAGCAGGCCGCCAACCCGGCCCTGCGTGAACTGCTAAACCCCAACGGCATCGAAAGCTTCGATATGTGGTATTCAGACACAGGTGTAGGCCAGCCAGATATCCGTATCGACCACGACCTGGGCAATGCCGACTATCACTACTTTAAATCCGCCTGGGCCGGCGGCGGTGAGCGGGATTCAGAATCCGACGCCATTAAACTGGATTTTGAATATGATCTCGATTTAGGACCGCTGAGAATGCTGAGCGCCGGGGTGCGCGTCGCCAACCGCGATGTAAAATTCCAGGGCTTTGAATATGCGGTAGATTATACCAATCGCGGCGCCACCAGTGGCGATACCTGGGGGCCTTTATACCGTTACCAGGATGCCGGCATCACAGATCCGGGTTTGGGCTATACCATATTAGATCCGGTGCGCTTTGCCGATGACCCTACCCGGGTAACCATCTACAAAGACTTTTACGGTTTAAAAGATCAATATGGCGAGTCTATGGATCTGGCGGCCATCAGTACAGACGGCATGCGTAACCCCCATGCCTGGATGTCGGATTACACCGGCAGCCCGGTACAGCGGGTAAATGACCCGAAAAACAAATGGAGTGTCGACCAGGAGGTAAAATCAATTTACCTGATGGCGGACTTTGAAGCAGACGTATTTGGCGATATGTTCCTGACCGCCAACCTGGGTGCCCGCTATGTGCAGACCAAGATCCTGGTAAAACAGCAAACGTCCCTGCCGGACACCCCGACCCGCGCCAGTTATGACTGGAACGGCGTGCTCGACGAATCGGGTTTTATCGCCACACCGCTCAAAAATGACTTTAACGACTTCTTGCCCAGCTTCAGCGCTAACCTGGAAATAGCCGACGATATGTTTGTTAAATTTGCCGCCAGCAAAACCATGGCCCGGCAAAACCTGAACGACCTGGCGGCGGCCTTTAACAAAAGCTACTCCAACGAGGTCATTAATAACCCGGACGGCAGCACCACCGAAATCCAGAACTTTATCGGCGGCAGCCGCGGCAACCCGGAATTAAAACCGGACCGCACCACAGCCTATGATCTGAGTTATGAATGGTATTTCGGCGACGAAAGCCTGTTCAGCGCAGCGGTCTTCTATAAGGACATGACCAGCGTGGTTATACAGGAACAAAAAGACGAAGCCCATTTCAACGGCAACGGCGTAACCCTGAATACCGCACCGGTAACTTCTTACTTTAATACCGGCGGCGGTACGGTAGAAGGAGTGGAATTAGGACTGCAACACGTATTTGACAATGGCTTTGGTTTTAATACCAACTACACCTACTCAAACGGTGAAGCCAAAGATGATGTTGATGAAGACGGCACATCACAACTACCGTTGCAAAACCTGTCTGAGCACAGCGCTAACTTAGGTGTGTTCTATGATAATGACGGCTTACGCGCCAATGTCAGCTATAACTGGCGCTCTGAGTTTATTATCGGTTACACCACCTACCACAGCTCTAACCAGGATCTTGCCCCGAGAACCCCGATATATTCTGACAGCTATGGCCAGGTGGATGCATCAATAGGCTATGAAGTTAACGAAAGCTTCACCATTTTAGCAGAAGTAACCAACCTGTTTGGTGAAGATACCAACCAGTATCTGGGCACAGATGCCAGTGATCAGTTCTGGAACTACTATCAAGGTGAAGCCCGCTATTATCTGGGGGTAGCTTTTAAAATGTAG